AGGGTTttgtctaataaaaataaaagataagaaatgataaaaaatgctttaattattaaaataaaataagtattgaatGTTTAATCTAGATTTTAGACAACCAAATACAaagtaaataaacttaaattagcatatatgtatattttttactattgcatgacaatttaaacaaataaataatgaaaaaatccataattaattagttacttatcaacataaattgaaatattaacacattttaagaatacactattattaaattgtatcagtaaaataaaaatagtaattatttttatctgtaaaGCACACCTgtcacatataataaaaaaataaaataattcaagatATTTACTATAggatttgatataaaaaaaaagttcaattcATTATCTTTATTCACATTAaaacagttaattattttatttaaacaaataactttCATAGTATTTGATAATGAGTTTTGAGTATAATTGTTCagcagtattattttttactaccaCAGGTTCTTTAAttcctttaaatttaatattatatacaatctgGCCATGCAGTTTATCAACAGCCACAACTTTTTCTGCTACTTTCTGCTCctcagtatttttattgtcagACTCATCAGAAGATTCTAAATCAATTGAATTCGATGTCTTGCTTTTTCTTTCACGTTCAAAAATGTTGATCAAGTCATCACAATTAAGATTTTCAATAGGTTCCCAAGAATTTTCCGAATCACTGAAACCTTTCCATTTGAGAAAGTATACCACCTTGCCATGCCTTACACATTTATCTAAAACCTTTTCAACGACATACACCTGGTTTTCCTCTtcttgttttttgttattagaattagattttttgtcatttttagtGACTTTGTTTCGgctgtaataaaattacattaaaaaggttgataattaaaacatcaaaacagatttatcatatatttaaaataggttaCTGCAGATGACTACCAGTGTtcctaaacttttttttgtatttgtgtaaCCTCTATAAGTGTTATTTCTtacaaatcatataatttgtttgatattatttttattatagacagAATATTATGCTCATGATTCACTACATTGTTTTAGTtacttatgtttaatattatataaaaaaagaattaaaattatgaaatgaaaattgtatgtttctcgaacaaaataaattcctCATCtaatcattgtaaaaataagtttgtcAAGTGGACAGAAAtccaacaatttttattctactAATATCCGTgaaatattatgaagtatacataaaaagaTGGCAGAATCACATAACTAATGGAAAAACATGAAACGAATATGCGTAATAGATGTGTAGtgtcttatttattaaaccaaCAGTAGAGCAGACAAATCAGAACTATTTTGACATGTATGTGTTATGGATAAGCCGGCCGGGGTTGTTCTATAAATTTGTGCGACATGGAGAACATTAACATGACGTTATGAACTACTCGTAGAggcaatttatgtaaattagttAGTAGCTATAAGACATATTCATGTCTGATGTATATATGCATGCagtgaaaaatagtttttttatcactGTTTGTTCGTTTGATAGATTATGATAACGTGACTTCGACGATAAATTGTCAACCAATTAGTCGATCCTAACAGTTGACACAAAGTTACGCGATTAGAATATTGTtgatgtaggtaggtacccaTTAAAAATTCGAAAAGGATTtcgtgatatattatttgtacgatCGAACATTTACGTATAACAACCATTACCTACATTTGGATAATGATATCGGCGGCGACGACGCCAAAATAACCGATGAACTACAAGGTAAAGatttttttcgaataaaaCAATTCAGACCTCAGTCATGTGCAGATTATATGGGGACGGATAACATTTGCAAACAATGAAAACAGCGGATAAAAACCGAGTTACCGGAAAATCGGAAGCTCGtacatgtacataaatattatagttgttactCACCTGGGATTCATATCGAAGACTTGTCAATGAAAATATCTGAAATGAATTTACGGCGTTGG
This sequence is a window from Rhopalosiphum maidis isolate BTI-1 chromosome 1, ASM367621v3, whole genome shotgun sequence. Protein-coding genes within it:
- the LOC113549951 gene encoding chromobox protein homolog 3-like encodes the protein MPVNEEDTSENFVTLKVCGAYDDALPIRHFKIKKHIRLRKLMRIYCEEAGLPNPDEAIFQTFAGRICEDDTPTSLEMEQGDTIYVIESPNLSLSSRNKVTKNDKKSNSNNKKQEEENQVYVVEKVLDKCVRHGKVVYFLKWKGFSDSENSWEPIENLNCDDLINIFERERKSKTSNSIDLESSDESDNKNTEEQKVAEKVVAVDKLHGQIVYNIKFKGIKEPVVVKNNTAEQLYSKLIIKYYESYLFK